The following coding sequences are from one Lolium rigidum isolate FL_2022 chromosome 6, APGP_CSIRO_Lrig_0.1, whole genome shotgun sequence window:
- the LOC124663714 gene encoding cyclin-B1-3-like: protein MASRRQAAAGAGAGDVFAQEHKGDVRLGKKTKAKVAQQPAAETRRPLVEVGNVINGRHAPADPSRHKEVAAVEANKCVRAIKQHKENNRVKPELIVISSDSENEKKNQAKRAASRRSPINTLTKILSKCSRASDGVISSPKKAPVTYNIDASDAHNELAVVDYVEDIYRFYKSTESTCRPLCTYMISQTDINERMRAILIDWIIEVHHRLILMPETLYLTVYIIDLYLSMKNVLRKDLQLIGVSAMLIACKYEEIWAPLVQDLLCISDNSFSREQVLRKEKSILNTLQWNLTVPTLYMFMVRYLKAAMGDKELENMAFFYAELSLVQYTMLQYPPSKTAAAAVYAARCTLNMSPRWNDVLEHHTGLAEWQLLDCAMRLASLHAAAPGSKQKVVYVKYSSPKLGAVSLYAPSKRLMI from the exons ATGGCGTCGAGGAGGcaggcggccgccggcgccggtgccggcgatgtttttgctcaagaacacaAGGGCG ATGTCAGGCTCGGCAAGAAAACAAAGGCCAAGGTTGCTCAACAACCAGCAGCAGAAACTCGTCGACCCCTTGTTGAGGTCGGCAATGTCATAAATGGCCGGCATGCTCCAGCTGATCCGAGCCGTCACAAAGAAGTAGCTGCTGTAGAAGCTAACAAGTGTGTGAGAGCTATCAAGCAACACAAGGAGAACAACAGGGTGAAGCCCGAACTTATCGTGATAAGTTCAGACTCAGAAAATGAGAAGAAAAATCAAGCTAAGAGAGCCGCCTCCCGGAGGTCGCCCATCAACACACTTACAAAAATTCTTAGCAAATGCAGCAGG GCTTCTGATGGGGTGATCTCCAGCCCGAAGAAGGCCCCGGTGACGTACAACATTGACGCATCTGATGCTCACAATGAGCTGGCAGTGGTTGATTATGTTGAAGACATTTACAGGTTCTACAAGAGCACTGAG AGCACCTGCCGGCCTCTCTGTACGTACATGATTTCACAGACCGATATAAATGAGAGAATGAGGGCAATACTGATTGATTGGATTATTGAGGTCCACCACAGGCTTATTCTCATGCCAGAGACCTTGTACCTGACGGTCTACATTATTGATCTGTACTTGTCCATGAAGAATGTTCTGAGAAAGGACCTTCAGCTCATTGGCGTAAGCGCCATGCTGATAGCATGCAAGTATGAAGAGATATGGGCTCCCCTG GTTCAGGATCTGTTGTGCATATCAGATAACTCATTTTCTCGGGAACAGGTCCTACGCAAGGAGAAGTCCATACTCAACACGCTGCAGTGGAACTTAACTGTTCCAACCTTGTATATGTTCATGGTTCGGTATCTGAAAGCTGCAATGGGGGATAAGGAG CTGGAAAATATGGCGTTCTTTTATGCCGAGCTTTCACTGGTTCAGTACACCATGCTACAATACCCCCCATCAAAGACTGCAGCAGCAGCTGTCTACGCTGCTCGGTGCACACTGAATATGAGCCCACGCTGGAACGATGTCCTGGAGCACCATACAGGCTTAGCTGAGTGGCAGCTGCT GGATTGCGCGATGCGTCTAGCAAGCCTGCACGCGGCGGCACCTGGGAGCAAGCAGAAGGTGGTCTACGTCAAGTACTCGAGCCCCAAGCTTGGGGCCGTGTCGCTCTACGCCCCTTCAAAGAGACTGATGATTTGA